The genomic segment AGCAGGACCTTGGGCATGTAGCGGGTGGAAGGGTAGGCCCGCACCCCGCGGCCGGCCGCGAGGATGATTCCCAGAAGCGGCGGCGTCGGGTCGGCGGCGGCAGTCATGGAGACAAAGGCCTCGGAAGGGGGGAGAGAAGAAGCGCCAGAAACGGCCAAGTATACCCCAGCGGGACTGGGGATTTCACCACAAGAAAGGTCTGGGGCGGCGGACTATCCCTGGCGACCGCCCAGATAGCCGAAGCGAAACAGATACGGCCAGGTAAGGAGCAGGACCAGGAGGCGGTGCCGGGGGGCAAGCCCGGTGCGCCAATCCTCGTCCGGCCGGATGACCACCTCGCCTTGCTGGAAGCGGGCCGGATTGCCGGACACGGTATGATCGACCCCGAAGCGGCAGCGGTCCGGCCCGGTGAAGACCACCGGCTCCGGGATGGAGAGGGCCTGGGCCAGGCCGGCCACGGTGGCCTGGGGCCGGGCCGCCAGATCCTCGTAGCGCACCAGGTGCCGGCTGGCCATCCGGGGGCCCAGGCGGAGGAAGATGGCGTTGACGTAGAGCCACTGGAGGCTGGACTTCAGGGGCCCCCACACCGGCATGAAGCTCTTCTCCCAGTGGATCTCCGGCCGCAGCCGCCGGCGCTGCCAGGAATAGGCCACCGCCCGGCTGTCCCGGACCAGGTGGACGAGGTGCACCGGCAGGGCTGGCACCTGGCGCAGGGTCACCGCCTGGATCGGGTTCTTGGAGGAGTCCACCACCACCGGCCGGCCGGCCTGGCGGACAATCGCTGCCAGCAGCCGATCGAGGATCTCCAGGTAGGACGCCAGGGTTCGGGCAAAGGGCTTCGGCCGCAGGGCCGGGGCGAGCAGGGGCCCCAGGTGCACCTGCCGGTTCACCGCCCGCTGCCAGGCCAGCACCTCCTGGAAGGCGGCCCGCCGATCCCCGGGAAACAGCTCCGTCACCACGGACGACCAGAAGGGGCAGGCGGAAAAAGGGGCGCCGCAGCCGCACAGCTGGTCCTGCAGGCCGGCCCGGCCCCAG from the Thermodesulfobacteriota bacterium genome contains:
- a CDS encoding sulfotransferase; amino-acid sequence: MPKADRRLIFIASYGRSGSTLLDRLLGGSPAAVSVGELCHLWGRAGLQDQLCGCGAPFSACPFWSSVVTELFPGDRRAAFQEVLAWQRAVNRQVHLGPLLAPALRPKPFARTLASYLEILDRLLAAIVRQAGRPVVVDSSKNPIQAVTLRQVPALPVHLVHLVRDSRAVAYSWQRRRLRPEIHWEKSFMPVWGPLKSSLQWLYVNAIFLRLGPRMASRHLVRYEDLAARPQATVAGLAQALSIPEPVVFTGPDRCRFGVDHTVSGNPARFQQGEVVIRPDEDWRTGLAPRHRLLVLLLTWPYLFRFGYLGGRQG